In Thauera aromatica K172, one DNA window encodes the following:
- a CDS encoding phospholipase A, giving the protein MPRRLHARGAQALLLAAALQVLPVQASDWLLASTEPRVVPGDLFHVIVVGPPGATELPESLPALIELPGGGPRIALELAATAPADARSRQRRYTGRWPAEVTGFATLSLQGMASARLLLDAAAATRTAVDTEHTGTVAPMAPLARETVASEPVAPSAFGFHEPMYFLVGGEDPASARFQFSFRYRLTDGHGVLDQRFPVKTGLYFGFTQTSLWDLESDSRPFHDTSFRPSLFYRWMLSDPEDGASVALSGGYEHESNGKDEASSRSIDMLFLKAEGRYYLADGRRYFAVEPKVWTYLDRDDNPDIARYRGYGELGLRFGRDDGLMLGAILRRGTAGYMRRQFDLSYPLRRSIFSGVGAFAHLQYLSGYGETLLGYDERHDPQVRVGVSLVR; this is encoded by the coding sequence ATGCCACGCAGACTTCATGCCCGCGGCGCACAGGCGCTGCTGCTCGCCGCCGCCCTGCAGGTCCTGCCGGTGCAGGCCTCCGACTGGCTGCTCGCGTCCACCGAACCGCGCGTGGTGCCGGGCGATCTGTTCCACGTCATCGTCGTCGGCCCTCCGGGCGCCACTGAGTTGCCGGAAAGCCTGCCCGCCCTGATCGAACTGCCCGGGGGCGGTCCGCGCATCGCGCTCGAGCTCGCCGCCACCGCGCCGGCCGATGCACGCAGCCGGCAGCGCCGCTACACCGGGCGCTGGCCGGCGGAAGTGACCGGCTTCGCCACCTTGTCCTTGCAGGGCATGGCGTCCGCCCGCCTGCTGCTCGATGCCGCCGCGGCCACGCGCACAGCGGTCGACACCGAGCATACGGGCACGGTTGCGCCGATGGCGCCGCTCGCGCGCGAGACCGTCGCGAGCGAGCCGGTGGCGCCTTCGGCGTTCGGCTTTCACGAGCCGATGTATTTCCTCGTCGGTGGTGAAGACCCGGCGTCGGCGCGTTTTCAGTTCAGCTTCCGCTACCGCCTCACCGACGGCCACGGTGTCCTCGATCAGCGCTTCCCGGTGAAGACCGGGCTCTACTTCGGTTTCACCCAGACTTCGCTGTGGGACCTGGAGTCCGATTCCCGCCCTTTCCACGACACCAGCTTCCGCCCTTCGCTGTTCTATCGCTGGATGCTGAGCGACCCGGAGGACGGCGCTTCGGTGGCCCTGTCCGGCGGCTACGAGCATGAATCCAACGGCAAGGACGAGGCGTCCTCGCGCAGCATCGACATGCTGTTCCTGAAGGCGGAGGGGCGCTACTACCTGGCCGACGGTCGTCGCTACTTCGCGGTTGAGCCCAAGGTGTGGACCTATCTCGATCGCGACGACAATCCGGACATCGCCCGCTACCGTGGCTACGGCGAGCTCGGCCTGCGTTTCGGCCGCGACGACGGCCTGATGCTGGGCGCGATCCTGCGCCGCGGCACCGCGGGCTACATGCGGCGCCAGTTCGACCTGTCTTATCCGCTGCGGCGCAGCATCTTTTCCGGGGTCGGCGCTTTTGCCCACCTGCAGTATCTGAGCGGCTACGGCGAGACCTTGCTCGGCTACGATGAGCGCCATGACCCGCAGGTCCGGGTCGGCGTCTCGCTCGTGCGCTGA
- a CDS encoding phosphotransferase enzyme family protein produces the protein MGVIKKILYRADALGKPRHRNFFLDMEENIHIHYRDLRIELSRGEFEDIVGAFGRQSAELLAIIEEKQYQDGRLPNANQEDVRIWTESRLRHEVKYHPQRFSLEECGDGYHFHYRNYKLLIDPEDFRRIARLFATLDIDGPYASTHEEIRSLLEANEVDFVLAAGNVPGEVLSICVARYHMPKVRDIFNYIGFSAEDGEGSEKRYRGEHLLVVARPDSRRSALDYRQLRGRNSVLRLADHLSALGTGIDVEELNELKCQVLDFYFAVKAGKVTNVDTDPEAWLYSPPNRQVIFPYRAGAESGPTVAEPLYRAWANLINGIGLGFVKPGKNTFPKAVQDALRQKVDATLRREVAAYAAVDRIHLMGSALRGDMGRYHVPFIHGRLAKLGSDIDILVDINPAREGDLPAHWRLHLEKSSNHCAVYHVARIPLAEPEGDWAQRFPDVDFIPHLVDAYVRLPSRGHDGEIDAFLRKFGARCVYDRASEGPVYRGDEEADIAAALAEHYGFERPSVERVPASTENAVFRVHADADYILKLFKVSGNYARDRVAEHTAYEEHLVNELRVRGIPTAGIIPARTPSQVVIDGHPALLFERIPGRVEQRPPYPVAAAAAALAEIHRTQIKAPLESGTAFSFDDACMIWLPVFEQQCVRTDLEPDIAAAMAALLPLARRCFPGENRARWFARSPLVHNHGDVTPKNFILGSGGEARFFDFNNAFHGPRMADVIDGAFQFSLAEKYIQFADFSRFDEFIAGYEAVSPLTPDEREDLADWILLIGILLFAKEVRVVIERPDLKLRRKRALAIAGFLQERLLPA, from the coding sequence ATGGGTGTGATCAAGAAAATCCTTTATCGTGCGGATGCCCTCGGCAAGCCGAGGCATCGCAACTTCTTCCTGGATATGGAAGAGAACATCCACATCCATTACCGTGACCTTCGCATCGAACTCAGCCGGGGCGAGTTCGAAGACATCGTGGGCGCCTTCGGCAGGCAGTCGGCTGAGTTGCTCGCCATCATCGAGGAAAAGCAGTACCAGGACGGCCGCCTGCCCAATGCCAACCAGGAGGATGTCCGGATCTGGACCGAGTCGCGCCTGCGCCACGAGGTCAAATACCACCCGCAACGCTTCTCTCTGGAGGAGTGCGGCGATGGCTATCACTTCCATTACCGCAACTACAAGCTGCTGATCGACCCGGAGGACTTTCGCCGGATCGCCCGCTTGTTCGCCACGCTCGACATCGACGGCCCGTACGCTTCGACCCATGAGGAGATCCGGAGCCTGCTGGAGGCCAATGAGGTAGATTTCGTGCTGGCCGCCGGCAATGTCCCGGGAGAAGTACTGTCGATCTGTGTCGCCCGCTATCACATGCCGAAAGTGCGCGACATCTTCAACTACATCGGCTTTTCCGCCGAGGACGGAGAAGGCAGTGAGAAGCGCTACCGCGGGGAACATCTACTGGTGGTTGCCAGGCCTGACAGCCGGCGCAGCGCCCTCGACTATCGCCAGTTGCGCGGCCGCAACAGCGTGCTCCGGCTGGCCGACCACCTCTCGGCGCTCGGCACCGGTATCGATGTGGAAGAACTCAACGAGCTTAAGTGCCAGGTACTCGATTTCTACTTCGCCGTGAAGGCCGGCAAGGTGACGAATGTGGATACCGACCCGGAGGCCTGGCTGTATTCACCGCCGAACCGGCAGGTGATCTTCCCCTACCGGGCAGGTGCCGAATCGGGGCCAACGGTGGCGGAGCCGCTTTACCGTGCCTGGGCCAACCTGATCAATGGAATCGGGCTCGGTTTCGTCAAGCCGGGTAAAAACACCTTCCCGAAGGCGGTCCAGGATGCCCTGCGGCAGAAGGTCGATGCCACCCTGCGACGCGAGGTCGCAGCCTACGCCGCCGTCGACCGGATTCATCTGATGGGCTCGGCGTTGCGTGGCGACATGGGGCGTTATCACGTGCCCTTCATCCACGGTCGTCTGGCCAAGCTTGGCTCGGATATCGATATCCTGGTCGATATCAATCCGGCGCGGGAAGGTGATTTACCTGCCCACTGGCGCCTTCATCTGGAAAAATCCTCCAACCATTGCGCCGTCTACCATGTCGCCCGCATTCCGCTGGCCGAGCCCGAGGGCGACTGGGCACAGCGTTTTCCCGATGTGGATTTCATTCCCCACCTCGTCGATGCCTACGTTCGCCTGCCTTCGCGTGGCCACGACGGGGAAATCGACGCCTTCCTGCGCAAGTTCGGCGCGCGTTGCGTGTATGACCGCGCCAGCGAGGGGCCGGTCTATCGCGGCGATGAGGAAGCGGACATCGCCGCAGCGCTTGCCGAGCACTACGGTTTCGAGCGGCCGTCCGTCGAGCGCGTGCCGGCATCGACCGAGAACGCCGTGTTCCGCGTCCATGCCGATGCCGATTACATCCTCAAGCTGTTCAAGGTGTCAGGCAACTATGCCCGTGATCGGGTGGCCGAGCATACGGCGTATGAAGAGCATCTGGTGAATGAACTGAGGGTCAGAGGGATTCCTACTGCAGGCATCATTCCGGCCCGGACGCCGAGTCAGGTGGTCATCGACGGGCATCCTGCCCTGCTTTTCGAGCGCATTCCCGGGCGCGTGGAGCAACGCCCGCCCTATCCGGTGGCCGCGGCTGCCGCTGCCCTCGCTGAAATCCACCGCACGCAGATCAAAGCGCCGCTCGAGTCCGGAACCGCCTTTTCGTTCGATGATGCATGCATGATCTGGTTGCCGGTCTTCGAACAGCAGTGTGTCAGAACCGATCTGGAACCGGACATTGCTGCCGCAATGGCGGCATTGCTGCCGCTTGCCAGGCGCTGTTTCCCGGGAGAGAACCGCGCCCGCTGGTTCGCCCGGAGCCCACTCGTGCACAACCATGGCGACGTGACGCCGAAGAATTTCATCCTTGGCTCCGGCGGCGAGGCTCGCTTCTTCGATTTCAACAACGCCTTTCATGGCCCGCGCATGGCCGATGTGATCGATGGCGCCTTCCAGTTCTCGCTGGCCGAGAAATACATTCAGTTTGCCGATTTTTCCCGCTTTGATGAGTTCATTGCCGGTTACGAGGCGGTCAGTCCGCTGACGCCGGATGAGCGCGAGGATCTGGCGGACTGGATTCTCCTGATCGGCATCCTGCTGTTCGCCAAGGAGGTCCGCGTCGTCATCGAACGACCCGACCTCAAGCTTCGCCGCAAGAGGGCGCTGGCGATCGCCGGATTCCTCCAGGAGCGCTTGCTCCCCGCGTGA
- a CDS encoding NADP-dependent malic enzyme, which translates to MDQDFIAAALDYHRAPTRGKISVVPTKSLINQRDLALAYSPGVAAACDAIVAEPAEAFELTSRGNLVAVVTNGTAVLGLGNIGPLAAKPVMEGKGCLFKKFANIDVFDIELAENDPDKLIEIIASLEPTLGGINLEDIKAPECFYIEKKLRERMKIPVFHDDQHGTAIISSAGLINGLKVVGKDIGQVKLVCSGAGAAAIACLDLMVSVGLKRENITVCDSKGVIYEGREANMEPTKARYAQRTAARTLGDVIAGADVFLGLSTAGVLKPEMVAKMADKPLIFALANPNPEILPADAKAVRSDCIVATGRSDFPNQVNNVLCFPFIFRGALDVGATTINEEMKLACVKAIAELAEAEASDIVASAYGGQELGFGPEYIIPKPFDPRLIVKIAPAVAKAAMESGVATKPIEDFDAYVSSLNAFVYQSGMLMKPVFSAAKRVAAEHKRVIYAEGEDPRVLHAVRVVLDEGLARPILIGRPDVIEMRIKKIGLNLAAGRDFEVVNPEFDPRYRDLWNEYYRLMSRNGVTPDIAKAKMRRDTTLIGAMLLRSGDADALVCGTYGTYDYHLKQVEDVIGLAPGAKRFAAMNLLLLTKRMLAVTDTYVNENPSAEEVADIARMAAEELRRFGIEPSVALLSHSNFGSSNSASARKMREACAILRATAPELNCDGEMHGDAALSQEIRDKLHPDSTLVGEANLLVMPNLDAANISFNLMKMANGDGVTVGPILLGAAQPVHILTPSATVRRLINITALAVVDAHASRSASVR; encoded by the coding sequence ATGGACCAGGATTTCATCGCTGCGGCGCTGGATTACCACCGCGCGCCGACGCGCGGCAAGATTTCGGTCGTCCCGACCAAGAGCCTCATCAACCAGCGCGACCTCGCGCTCGCGTATTCGCCCGGTGTCGCCGCGGCTTGCGATGCGATCGTCGCCGAACCGGCCGAAGCCTTCGAACTCACCAGCCGCGGTAATCTCGTCGCCGTCGTCACCAACGGCACCGCGGTGCTTGGCCTGGGCAACATCGGCCCGCTCGCGGCCAAGCCGGTGATGGAAGGCAAGGGCTGCCTGTTCAAGAAGTTCGCCAACATCGACGTCTTCGACATCGAGCTCGCCGAGAACGACCCGGACAAGCTGATCGAGATCATCGCTTCGCTCGAGCCCACGCTGGGCGGCATCAACCTCGAGGACATCAAGGCGCCCGAGTGCTTCTACATCGAGAAGAAGCTGCGCGAGCGGATGAAGATTCCGGTCTTCCACGACGACCAGCACGGCACCGCGATCATTTCCTCCGCCGGCCTGATCAACGGCCTGAAAGTGGTCGGCAAGGACATCGGCCAGGTCAAGCTGGTGTGCTCGGGCGCCGGTGCGGCGGCGATCGCCTGCCTCGACCTGATGGTGAGCGTCGGCCTCAAGCGCGAGAACATCACCGTGTGCGACTCGAAGGGCGTGATCTATGAAGGCCGCGAGGCCAACATGGAGCCGACCAAGGCGCGCTACGCGCAGCGGACCGCGGCACGCACCCTGGGCGACGTCATCGCGGGCGCCGATGTCTTCCTCGGCCTGTCCACCGCGGGTGTGCTCAAGCCCGAGATGGTGGCGAAGATGGCCGACAAGCCGCTGATCTTCGCCCTCGCCAACCCCAACCCCGAGATCCTGCCGGCCGACGCCAAGGCCGTGCGCTCCGACTGCATCGTCGCCACCGGCCGTTCGGACTTCCCGAACCAGGTCAACAACGTGCTGTGCTTCCCCTTCATCTTCCGCGGCGCGCTCGATGTCGGCGCGACCACGATCAACGAGGAGATGAAGCTCGCCTGCGTGAAGGCGATCGCCGAACTGGCCGAAGCCGAGGCGAGCGACATCGTCGCCAGCGCCTACGGCGGCCAGGAGCTGGGCTTCGGCCCCGAGTACATCATTCCGAAACCGTTCGATCCGCGCCTGATCGTCAAGATCGCGCCGGCGGTGGCGAAAGCGGCGATGGAGTCCGGCGTGGCGACCAAGCCGATCGAGGATTTCGATGCCTATGTCTCGAGCCTGAACGCTTTCGTGTACCAGTCGGGGATGCTGATGAAGCCGGTGTTCTCGGCGGCCAAGCGCGTTGCCGCCGAGCACAAGCGGGTGATCTACGCGGAAGGCGAAGACCCGCGCGTGCTCCACGCGGTGCGCGTGGTCCTCGACGAAGGCCTGGCCCGCCCGATCCTGATCGGGCGTCCGGACGTGATCGAGATGCGGATCAAGAAGATCGGCCTCAACCTCGCCGCCGGGCGTGATTTCGAAGTCGTCAATCCCGAGTTCGACCCCCGCTACCGCGATCTGTGGAACGAGTACTACCGGCTGATGAGCCGCAACGGCGTGACGCCCGACATCGCCAAGGCCAAGATGCGCCGCGACACCACGCTGATCGGCGCGATGCTGCTGCGCAGCGGCGACGCCGACGCGCTGGTGTGCGGCACCTACGGCACTTACGACTACCACCTCAAGCAGGTCGAGGACGTCATCGGCCTGGCGCCGGGGGCGAAGCGGTTCGCGGCGATGAACCTGCTGCTGCTCACCAAGCGCATGCTGGCGGTCACCGACACCTACGTGAACGAGAACCCGAGCGCCGAAGAAGTCGCCGACATCGCCCGCATGGCGGCCGAAGAGCTGCGCCGCTTCGGCATCGAACCGAGCGTGGCCCTGCTGTCGCATTCCAACTTCGGCAGCTCCAATTCGGCCTCGGCGCGCAAGATGCGCGAAGCCTGCGCGATCCTGCGCGCGACTGCGCCCGAGCTGAACTGCGACGGCGAGATGCATGGCGACGCTGCGCTGTCGCAGGAGATCCGCGACAAGCTCCACCCGGACTCGACCCTCGTCGGCGAAGCCAACCTACTGGTGATGCCCAACCTCGACGCCGCCAACATCTCCTTCAACCTGATGAAGATGGCCAACGGCGACGGCGTCACGGTGGGGCCGATCCTGCTCGGTGCCGCGCAGCCGGTGCATATCCTGACGCCGTCAGCGACCGTGCGCCGGTTGATCAACATCACCGCGCTGGCGGTGGTTGACGCCCACGCGTCGCGCAGCGCGAGCGTACGCTGA
- a CDS encoding HlyD family type I secretion periplasmic adaptor subunit, translated as MILKGWQKKDNETGRAAGSEGRNLLGSRERSLLSETVQIEEELLPAYVRPMLGIIAITVVAFFFWAGLTNVKEVARAPGEIVPVGKIKVVQHLDGGVIAEIPVEERMLVEEGQVLLRIDGSQATADLRQMEARLVALTLRAERISAFAEDRPPDLAPLAGNHADLLTGQQELYRQQIETRKSTLSILDHQINQRMQRLVQQEKALSAAREQQALSADLLRMREELAARRLVNRTVLLETRRAKVTADGEVARLREEIDVNQQELAEVRTRRADTENQLRRDALNELGSVRAEMAEVEETLQRLQARVDRLVIRAPHSGYIQDLKVQTVGQVIQPGALLMQLVPDQAPLEAEIRIAPKDVGHVRTGQRVNLRITSYDYTRFGYATGELKRISASSVASEDGRTHYYRAWVTLDRPSVGDTPGRYLLQAGMSLEADIVTGEKTLLTYLTKPIIDVVSRSFQER; from the coding sequence ATGATTCTGAAGGGCTGGCAGAAAAAGGATAACGAAACCGGCCGCGCTGCGGGGAGCGAGGGGCGCAATCTGCTCGGCAGCCGTGAGCGCAGCCTGTTGTCGGAAACGGTGCAGATCGAGGAAGAGCTGTTGCCGGCTTACGTGCGCCCGATGCTCGGCATCATCGCCATCACTGTCGTCGCTTTCTTCTTCTGGGCCGGACTGACGAACGTCAAGGAGGTGGCGCGTGCGCCGGGCGAGATCGTTCCGGTCGGAAAGATCAAGGTGGTGCAGCACCTGGATGGTGGTGTTATTGCCGAAATACCGGTCGAGGAGCGCATGCTGGTCGAGGAGGGTCAGGTGTTGCTGCGCATCGACGGCAGTCAGGCAACGGCCGATCTGCGGCAGATGGAAGCTCGCCTGGTGGCGCTCACGTTGCGCGCCGAGCGGATCAGTGCCTTCGCCGAAGACCGCCCGCCCGATCTGGCACCGCTTGCCGGCAATCATGCCGATCTGCTGACAGGTCAGCAGGAGCTGTACCGGCAGCAGATAGAAACCCGGAAGTCCACGCTGTCCATTCTCGATCACCAGATCAATCAGCGCATGCAACGCCTGGTGCAGCAGGAAAAAGCACTGAGCGCGGCCCGGGAGCAGCAGGCGCTGAGTGCAGATCTGTTGCGGATGCGCGAGGAGTTGGCGGCCCGCCGGCTCGTCAATCGTACCGTCCTGCTTGAGACGCGCCGCGCCAAGGTCACCGCGGACGGCGAAGTTGCGCGCTTGCGGGAGGAAATCGACGTCAATCAGCAGGAGCTGGCCGAAGTCCGGACGCGCCGTGCCGATACCGAAAATCAGCTCCGCCGCGATGCGCTGAACGAACTGGGCAGCGTCCGTGCCGAAATGGCCGAGGTCGAGGAAACCCTGCAGCGCCTGCAGGCCCGCGTCGACCGGCTCGTCATCCGGGCGCCGCATAGCGGCTATATCCAGGATCTGAAAGTGCAGACTGTCGGCCAGGTCATTCAGCCGGGCGCGCTCCTGATGCAGCTGGTGCCCGACCAGGCCCCGCTCGAGGCCGAGATCCGCATCGCACCGAAGGATGTCGGCCATGTTCGTACCGGTCAGCGTGTGAACCTGCGGATCACCAGCTATGACTACACCCGCTTCGGCTACGCGACCGGTGAATTGAAGCGGATCTCGGCATCGAGCGTCGCCAGCGAGGACGGCAGAACCCATTACTATCGGGCCTGGGTCACTCTCGATCGCCCCAGTGTCGGCGATACGCCGGGGCGCTACCTACTGCAGGCGGGCATGAGCCTGGAGGCGGACATCGTGACAGGTGAGAAGACGCTGCTCACCTATCTCACCAAACCAATCATCGATGTCGTGTCGCGTTCCTTCCAGGAGCGCTGA
- a CDS encoding serine/threonine protein kinase, which translates to MRRLGTWTPDRRLGGGGYAEAFLCHGPAAPDGAALKVFIDPTHVNTFEREIAALMLVDGGGGTPRLLDHGRDDGGRLCIVTELAPGVRLDRRLRDAGPLPAAVLPAMVRQILATLAVAHDRELLHKDIKASNLLMDGERFVLIDWGVSEPFGDGRAETIRAKQDVVAPECYYGRHGPATDFYALGWLIVHAATAAQPYRFDAIHDPDYRVVAHCLERAELPPTLPAEWRPLVANWIGKRPENRLIGYDLDLLLASAAGARCDEGAIDWRNVGRNTGFLRQAAEVGVPWAQHELGQRALQAGARAQAFYWLERAAEAGYARAACRLALAALADGERSRAWLADAARAGNAEACYRLARRLLAEGKAQDAAALLKTAAKQGHRKAQHHYAFCIEAADPAAAEAWHRAAAERGLDAAQVRVADKAGA; encoded by the coding sequence ATGCGCCGGCTGGGCACCTGGACGCCGGACCGCCGGCTCGGTGGCGGGGGCTATGCGGAAGCGTTTCTCTGTCATGGCCCTGCCGCGCCGGACGGGGCTGCGCTCAAAGTGTTCATCGATCCGACTCATGTGAACACCTTCGAGCGTGAAATCGCCGCGTTGATGCTGGTTGATGGGGGTGGCGGCACGCCTCGGCTGCTCGATCATGGCCGGGATGACGGTGGCCGCCTGTGCATCGTCACCGAGCTGGCGCCGGGTGTGCGGCTAGACAGGCGCCTGCGCGACGCTGGACCGCTGCCGGCTGCGGTCTTGCCGGCCATGGTTCGCCAGATATTGGCGACGCTTGCCGTCGCTCATGACCGGGAGCTGCTGCATAAGGACATCAAGGCGTCCAACCTTCTGATGGACGGCGAGCGCTTTGTGCTGATCGACTGGGGCGTGTCCGAACCCTTCGGCGACGGCCGTGCCGAAACCATCCGCGCCAAGCAGGATGTTGTCGCTCCCGAGTGTTATTACGGTCGCCATGGGCCTGCGACCGATTTCTACGCTCTCGGCTGGTTGATCGTCCACGCGGCCACTGCAGCCCAGCCTTATCGCTTCGATGCCATCCACGATCCGGACTACCGGGTGGTGGCGCACTGCCTGGAGCGGGCTGAACTGCCGCCGACCCTGCCGGCCGAGTGGCGACCGCTCGTGGCCAACTGGATTGGCAAGCGTCCGGAAAACCGCCTGATCGGCTACGACCTCGACCTGCTGCTGGCAAGTGCGGCTGGGGCTCGGTGCGACGAGGGGGCGATCGACTGGCGCAACGTCGGCCGCAATACCGGCTTCCTGCGCCAGGCGGCCGAGGTGGGCGTTCCGTGGGCGCAGCATGAACTCGGCCAGCGTGCGTTGCAGGCTGGCGCACGCGCCCAGGCGTTCTACTGGCTGGAGCGGGCAGCTGAGGCCGGCTACGCCCGTGCCGCGTGCCGGTTGGCGCTGGCCGCCCTGGCGGACGGAGAGCGGTCCCGCGCATGGTTGGCGGATGCGGCGCGGGCCGGTAACGCCGAAGCATGCTACCGGCTGGCCAGGCGCCTGCTGGCTGAGGGCAAGGCTCAGGACGCGGCTGCTCTGCTCAAGACCGCCGCGAAACAGGGGCACCGCAAGGCTCAGCATCATTACGCATTCTGCATTGAGGCCGCCGATCCGGCCGCCGCCGAAGCGTGGCATCGCGCCGCCGCTGAACGTGGCCTGGATGCAGCGCAGGTCCGGGTTGCGGACAAGGCCGGCGCGTAG
- a CDS encoding Mur ligase family protein — MPRLLLSLREMAHLTGGRWRHLPADGLRLSGIHFYLPYVTAGDLFVYLPREGAAAGVAAESIERAFCQGAAAALVPKGAIPDARHPLLEVADTEKALQDLATGASLKFDGSRVLVTGSHGKTGFKNQLHHLIRNQIPVHAYLGSANKELPVLRAIASLTRDARVFIVEVAVPGRRIGRDRAFFVRPDFCVITGIAPEHLKSHRSMDRLLHNKAEVTAGLRPGGRCLLNGDDVEFPGLRTAVAECSACEVLVFGSAPGSAGRLLSARFEGMGWRVEAEILGERIAYDLPLLECYAPLTSVGVLLQARLLGADLAACVAEYAGYRHFGSSGNLYRVPLGCSSFFIYDQSTRAELRGFEAMFELMSRLRPGPGGRKIVVMSELFDIEDNPGMVVDYPKMQTLMAAAGIDRLYTIKDFMQHRAALPASIGWHRHAAIPADIRDELLADMRENDMIFLRADPPARLDVLAEALRRAGDGPAEQLY, encoded by the coding sequence ATGCCCCGGTTGCTACTGAGTCTGCGCGAGATGGCGCACCTGACAGGTGGGCGCTGGCGTCACCTGCCGGCAGATGGATTACGTCTTTCCGGAATCCATTTCTACCTGCCTTATGTCACTGCTGGTGATCTCTTTGTTTATCTGCCGCGTGAAGGCGCGGCGGCTGGCGTGGCTGCGGAGTCGATCGAGCGTGCCTTTTGCCAGGGAGCTGCTGCGGCGTTGGTGCCGAAAGGCGCAATTCCGGATGCACGCCACCCCTTGCTCGAGGTGGCCGATACGGAGAAGGCGCTTCAGGATTTGGCAACTGGTGCAAGCCTCAAGTTCGACGGCAGTCGCGTGCTGGTTACCGGATCCCACGGCAAGACGGGGTTCAAGAACCAGCTCCATCATCTCATTCGAAATCAGATCCCTGTTCATGCCTACCTTGGCAGTGCCAACAAGGAACTGCCGGTGCTGCGCGCCATCGCTTCTCTGACCAGGGACGCACGGGTGTTCATCGTCGAGGTGGCGGTGCCGGGGCGTCGGATTGGGCGCGACCGGGCCTTCTTCGTGAGGCCCGATTTCTGTGTCATTACCGGCATTGCACCCGAACATCTCAAATCCCATCGTTCGATGGACAGGCTGCTGCACAACAAGGCGGAGGTGACGGCCGGATTGCGGCCGGGAGGCCGCTGTCTGCTGAACGGGGATGATGTCGAGTTTCCAGGCTTGCGGACAGCCGTCGCCGAGTGTTCCGCGTGTGAGGTGCTGGTTTTTGGTTCGGCACCCGGTTCCGCCGGGCGCCTGCTTTCGGCCCGCTTCGAGGGGATGGGCTGGCGCGTGGAGGCGGAGATCCTCGGCGAGCGCATCGCCTACGATCTGCCGTTGCTGGAGTGCTATGCGCCACTGACTTCGGTGGGTGTCCTGCTCCAGGCGCGGCTGCTGGGTGCAGACCTGGCGGCCTGCGTTGCCGAATATGCCGGCTATCGCCACTTCGGCAGCAGCGGCAATCTCTATCGGGTGCCTCTGGGATGCAGCAGTTTCTTTATCTATGACCAGAGCACGCGTGCCGAATTGAGAGGGTTCGAGGCGATGTTCGAGTTGATGTCCCGGTTGCGGCCCGGTCCGGGCGGACGCAAGATCGTTGTCATGAGCGAATTGTTCGACATCGAAGACAATCCCGGTATGGTGGTCGATTATCCGAAGATGCAGACGCTGATGGCTGCTGCCGGTATCGACCGGCTTTATACCATCAAGGATTTCATGCAGCATCGCGCAGCGCTGCCCGCCTCGATCGGCTGGCATCGGCACGCGGCCATCCCGGCGGATATCCGTGACGAACTGCTGGCGGACATGCGTGAGAACGACATGATATTTCTGCGCGCCGATCCGCCGGCCCGCCTCGACGTGCTTGCGGAAGCCTTGCGGCGTGCGGGCGATGGTCCTGCGGAACAACTCTACTGA